A region from the Thermoplasmatales archaeon genome encodes:
- the rps8e_1 gene encoding 30S ribosomal protein S8e: MTIFQGKARKKFTGGKLVRSRSKRRYELGREPTLTKIGATSRKTFRGFGGNTKVAVMLAAEANVYNPKDKTTKKTKIVTVKENPANPHYVQRNIMNKGTVIMTEIGEARITSRPGQEGTVNAILL; the protein is encoded by the coding sequence ATGACAATATTTCAGGGAAAGGCTAGAAAAAAATTTACAGGCGGAAAGCTAGTAAGATCAAGATCAAAGCGCAGGTATGAACTGGGAAGGGAACCAACCCTGACCAAGATCGGCGCAACCTCAAGGAAGACATTCAGGGGCTTTGGCGGTAACACTAAGGTGGCAGTCATGCTGGCAGCAGAAGCTAATGTTTACAACCCAAAAGACAAGACAACAAAGAAGACAAAAATAGTGACTGTTAAGGAAAACCCGGCCAACCCGCATTATGTGCAGAGAAACATAATGAACAAGGGAACTGTTATAATGACAGAGATTGGCGAAGCAAGGATAACTTCGAGACCCGGCCAGGAAGGAACTGTTAACGCAATTCTCCTATGA
- the livG_6 gene encoding putative branched-chain amino acid transport ATP-binding protein LivG encodes MKLLECTDIRKSYGLIKRSEALKGVSLSLERGQCLAVVGPNGAGKTTLLRILGGVIATFQGNLKVRGNIGYCSETTSNYPYLTGYENLNFFGEVSGSSTEVTEVLRKVRLDNDRKLVFQYSKGMKRKLEIARSLILDADIVIMDEPFDGLDPIISKDIANILVRLKEEGKGIILTSHDLYRIQDVADEVYFMSNGKFSRHETLTNFLRLKVGFQDKARNGIDLSFLGRRLLFQNRDVAYLSLENTDQISDLVEEMMRNGVKIKSVGLEPLEDLFMEIFNEQT; translated from the coding sequence ATGAAACTTCTCGAGTGCACAGATATAAGGAAAAGCTACGGATTGATTAAAAGAAGCGAAGCGCTGAAGGGCGTTAGTCTCAGCTTGGAGAGGGGACAGTGTTTGGCAGTCGTTGGTCCCAACGGTGCTGGAAAAACCACACTTCTCAGGATTCTTGGCGGAGTAATTGCGACTTTTCAAGGGAACCTCAAAGTGAGAGGAAATATAGGTTACTGTTCGGAAACAACGTCTAACTATCCTTACCTAACCGGATATGAAAATCTTAATTTTTTTGGAGAAGTCTCTGGGTCGTCCACAGAAGTCACGGAGGTTCTCAGAAAGGTAAGACTTGACAATGATCGAAAGTTAGTCTTCCAATATTCCAAGGGGATGAAACGAAAACTTGAGATTGCCAGAAGCCTAATACTTGACGCAGATATTGTGATCATGGATGAGCCCTTCGATGGGCTGGACCCTATCATCTCAAAGGATATAGCAAATATTTTGGTCCGCCTAAAAGAAGAAGGCAAAGGGATAATACTGACGAGCCACGATCTCTACCGTATCCAGGATGTTGCGGACGAGGTTTATTTCATGTCAAATGGCAAATTCTCAAGACATGAAACTCTCACGAACTTTCTGCGCCTTAAGGTTGGATTTCAGGACAAAGCTAGAAATGGAATAGACCTGTCTTTCCTGGGTAGACGTCTATTATTTCAGAACAGAGATGTCGCGTATCTTTCCCTTGAAAACACAGATCAGATTTCTGATTTGGTGGAAGAGATGATGAGGAACGGCGTCAAGATCAAAAGTGTTGGCCTCGAGCCACTGGAAGACCTGTTTATGGAGATATTCAATGAACAGACTTAG
- a CDS encoding ABC-type transport system involved in multi-copper enzyme maturation, permease component: MNRLRISIAEIKLYWRHASRSYFWIIIALGFTFLSILEVYSLTTSYRFDIYPLKWDFFSVLEGSMNYWLIFIVSASLLISEEREDATWDIMRSMKASKGALLAGKFIWLQLFSLILLIVSYAVTAVFLLSNAITFSWADVPPLVSILLSFWALTALFNVFGLLFSSMFSKKITSVVAVIATWILLSVIGAGIMSSSYVESFFTPTTPGPTGLPLIFKIGILLDPYYFVGMVADLNSLYLIDVPVGPNNGVQLSTPVLFFSPGFGYIWIFMAFILVCTFLIYILLRVKDQWGVFGGQ, from the coding sequence ATGAACAGACTTAGAATATCAATCGCAGAAATAAAGCTATACTGGAGACACGCGTCTAGATCATATTTCTGGATAATCATCGCCCTTGGATTCACATTTCTTTCGATTCTGGAGGTATACAGCCTTACTACAAGCTACCGTTTTGACATTTATCCTTTAAAATGGGATTTTTTTTCAGTGCTTGAAGGCTCTATGAATTACTGGCTAATTTTCATAGTCTCCGCTTCATTGCTGATATCCGAGGAGAGGGAGGACGCGACGTGGGATATCATGAGATCCATGAAAGCAAGCAAGGGCGCCCTGTTAGCCGGAAAATTCATATGGTTGCAGCTTTTTTCCCTTATTCTTTTGATTGTGAGTTATGCAGTAACTGCGGTCTTCTTGCTGTCTAATGCCATAACGTTCAGCTGGGCAGATGTCCCGCCTCTTGTCTCAATTCTGCTCTCATTCTGGGCCTTAACCGCGCTCTTTAACGTATTCGGCCTGCTGTTCTCTTCCATGTTCTCTAAGAAGATAACTTCCGTGGTTGCAGTTATCGCTACCTGGATATTGCTTTCCGTAATAGGTGCGGGCATAATGAGTTCTTCGTATGTAGAGTCGTTTTTCACCCCCACCACACCCGGCCCAACCGGTCTACCTCTTATCTTCAAGATTGGAATTCTGTTGGACCCGTACTATTTTGTTGGCATGGTTGCCGATCTGAATTCATTGTATCTTATTGATGTTCCTGTTGGGCCAAACAACGGGGTTCAATTGTCAACTCCGGTACTTTTTTTTTCGCCGGGTTTCGGATACATCTGGATATTCATGGCATTTATTTTAGTCTGTACTTTCCTGATCTATATTCTGCTGAGGGTTAAAGATCAATGGGGGGTATTCGGCGGACAGTAA
- a CDS encoding Transposase, whose amino-acid sequence MSLTVYIMDLENTVERLTAENSALKNENEELKRRILIYENPHTPSSRQMFKPKDIKPPGKRGAPPGHKGATREFGEPDEIIHVSEDKCPRCSSPLGSPIRTEKRTIFDIPPPQKIKVTEYDLDVYRCSSCGTEVKSKHRDCPQTGDMGIYLLNYITMLKYNLRGPVRKVQEFISTNNDLDLSVKGINDALLRVGDSCRNEYSQIQDRIRRSKWVHIDETGFHVNGKKYWLWAFRSAENEVLVVITDSRGRDVVKETMGEDFHGPAIVDGWKVYSYLTTIQRCWAHLIREADAFRNTVHGSELSGEIHSMFGELKKSLESGDMDERRKKKEAFDGKMKELVELYNSYSDLHKPVEYIRNGLGSWFTCLLYNGMEPTNNLAEQAIREHVVIRKIIGTFRSESGSRNYQYIASLLSTWRMRGMNMFVEMDKILRKELCGFG is encoded by the coding sequence ATGAGCCTGACGGTATATATCATGGATCTGGAAAACACTGTCGAGAGACTCACAGCTGAGAATTCAGCCCTGAAGAATGAGAACGAGGAACTGAAGAGACGCATTCTTATTTACGAGAATCCACACACACCATCATCAAGGCAGATGTTCAAACCGAAGGACATAAAACCACCGGGGAAGAGGGGTGCTCCTCCGGGTCATAAGGGTGCAACACGTGAATTCGGGGAACCGGATGAGATCATCCATGTATCTGAGGATAAGTGCCCCAGATGCAGCAGTCCTCTCGGTTCTCCCATCAGGACGGAGAAGAGGACAATCTTCGACATCCCGCCACCACAGAAGATAAAGGTGACGGAATACGATCTTGATGTTTACAGGTGCAGCAGCTGCGGCACAGAGGTGAAATCGAAACACAGAGACTGTCCGCAGACCGGCGATATGGGCATCTACCTCCTGAATTACATAACAATGCTGAAGTACAATTTAAGGGGACCAGTAAGGAAGGTGCAGGAATTCATCAGCACGAACAATGATCTCGATCTCAGTGTCAAGGGCATAAACGATGCCCTCCTGAGAGTCGGGGATTCATGCAGGAACGAGTATTCGCAGATACAGGATCGCATCAGAAGATCGAAATGGGTTCACATAGATGAGACCGGTTTCCACGTGAACGGAAAGAAATACTGGCTGTGGGCTTTCAGGTCGGCAGAGAACGAGGTTCTCGTTGTGATCACAGACAGCAGGGGACGGGATGTTGTGAAGGAGACAATGGGCGAGGACTTCCATGGTCCGGCAATAGTGGACGGATGGAAGGTGTACTCATATCTCACAACAATACAGAGGTGCTGGGCTCACCTGATCAGGGAGGCGGATGCATTCAGGAATACTGTACATGGAAGCGAACTCTCCGGGGAGATACACTCCATGTTCGGGGAACTGAAAAAGTCTCTGGAGTCCGGGGATATGGATGAGCGCAGGAAAAAGAAGGAAGCATTTGACGGGAAAATGAAAGAACTCGTTGAACTTTATAACTCGTATTCCGATCTGCACAAGCCTGTTGAGTATATCCGTAACGGCCTGGGTTCATGGTTCACCTGCCTCCTCTACAACGGAATGGAGCCGACCAACAACCTTGCGGAACAGGCAATAAGAGAACATGTTGTAATACGCAAAATTATTGGTACATTCCGATCCGAATCGGGTTCCAGGAACTACCAGTACATCGCATCGCTGCTGTCTACATGGCGAATGAGGGGAATGAATATGTTTGTGGAGATGGACAAAATATTAAGAAAAGAGCTGTGCGGATTCGGCTGA
- a CDS encoding Transposase — translation MHIPLNIHMRYCPMFLRITKVRRGSAVLEYASIAERLVVDHVQKTVTLKYLGPVKSAADTERYRKVLDEYREAMRKFSLNDLKIRPTLSFGIFYAARSIMERNGISGILKKHTRTYAGILSFMIISRLFEPSSDIDLVDLEKRVYYPWELQISEDNVYRSLDSLLAGKDDIEIEIFNALKPDTSTVHYDLTSSYFEGREDNDLVLFGYSRDKKRGKEQIVIGLVMADGIPIHHEVWPGNTIDPKTLESTISVLKERFHIKNVIIIADRAFGRSKSLDLLDQNLYITAAYRWDQPYRSILMNTDFTDSLVMDDLVMKKVAISVDQVMKDDSTGDQKRLAEKRIYIAVYNRKREDLDLKDLNDRIDTVKKRISEIPDQKELKKSLGKLRSLVKFPETGAVLNEKRIEILKKLAGRFLIVTNADLPESEIVSAYKDQWQIERSFRTIKSFIEIRPVYHRKSERIRAHVFVCVLSLLVSRIMEKLSGRTIDSIRKDLNYLDVVPVTVEKRDLYISSESSAASDILKSLGLPYPGIRESAHT, via the coding sequence ATGCACATACCTTTAAATATTCATATGCGATATTGCCCTATGTTCCTGAGAATTACAAAGGTCAGGAGGGGATCTGCAGTACTGGAATATGCATCCATCGCGGAAAGGCTGGTTGTGGATCACGTGCAGAAAACCGTTACCCTGAAATATCTCGGTCCCGTGAAGTCCGCAGCGGATACGGAAAGATACCGGAAAGTGCTGGACGAATACAGGGAAGCCATGAGGAAATTCTCCCTGAATGACCTTAAGATCAGGCCAACACTCTCCTTCGGGATATTCTATGCAGCCAGATCCATAATGGAGAGAAATGGCATATCAGGGATACTGAAAAAACATACTCGCACCTACGCTGGGATATTATCCTTCATGATCATTTCCCGGCTGTTTGAACCCTCGTCCGACATTGATCTGGTCGATCTGGAAAAGAGGGTGTACTATCCATGGGAATTACAAATAAGCGAGGACAATGTTTACAGATCCCTTGATTCTCTTCTGGCGGGGAAGGATGACATCGAGATCGAAATATTCAACGCACTGAAACCGGACACCTCCACGGTGCATTATGACCTGACATCATCATATTTTGAGGGCAGGGAGGATAATGATCTGGTATTATTCGGTTATTCCCGTGATAAGAAAAGAGGAAAGGAGCAGATTGTTATCGGTCTTGTCATGGCAGACGGGATACCCATACACCATGAGGTGTGGCCCGGCAATACCATCGATCCGAAAACACTTGAATCCACCATATCGGTGCTGAAGGAGAGATTCCATATAAAAAACGTGATAATCATTGCGGACAGGGCATTCGGAAGATCCAAATCGTTGGATCTCCTGGATCAGAACCTGTATATCACCGCTGCATACAGGTGGGACCAGCCGTACCGCAGCATCCTCATGAATACGGATTTCACTGACAGTCTTGTGATGGATGACCTGGTCATGAAGAAAGTCGCCATAAGCGTGGATCAGGTGATGAAGGATGATTCCACCGGAGATCAGAAGAGACTTGCTGAAAAGAGGATATACATTGCGGTATACAACAGGAAGAGGGAAGATCTGGATCTGAAGGATCTCAATGACAGGATCGATACTGTAAAGAAGAGAATATCCGAGATTCCGGATCAGAAGGAACTGAAGAAGTCTCTGGGGAAGCTGAGATCACTGGTGAAGTTCCCGGAGACCGGTGCAGTGTTGAACGAAAAACGCATAGAAATACTGAAAAAGCTTGCAGGAAGATTCCTCATCGTCACCAATGCTGATCTGCCGGAAAGTGAAATTGTGTCAGCTTACAAGGATCAGTGGCAGATTGAGCGTTCATTCAGGACAATAAAGTCGTTTATCGAGATCAGGCCGGTATACCACAGGAAATCAGAAAGAATCAGGGCGCATGTCTTTGTATGCGTATTGTCGCTTCTTGTTTCAAGGATAATGGAAAAACTTTCCGGCAGGACAATCGACAGCATAAGGAAGGATCTCAATTACCTGGATGTCGTTCCTGTTACAGTTGAAAAGAGAGATCTGTATATTTCATCGGAGAGCAGTGCAGCTTCAGATATTTTGAAAAGCCTTGGACTGCCATATCCAGGGATCCGGGAAAGTGCACATACATAA
- a CDS encoding ABC-type transport system involved in multi-copper enzyme maturation, permease component, whose protein sequence is MKPMLFDVLHTLKSKLSMGVVLFIILISLAGASTFSVNTVRPSQGPPNIYEVYYVSNSTFHVVNYVYNSYGQPFPNVPVSLHLSPFYANGTTNQEGWGNLSTGILNMSRTYNGTERLVIQGTTYNLSITLNSLAITDLGGVSPWGVAWSSYDPLIGIFHVDTVYSQRDPYLRDILLFYIGDHGQPSGKVNVSITRSTTAGTSAPIQIGSASDFYLHRFIPDPSYLEPGAYYQFTETAINATAANSDQFIPYQPAVVGYLLEIANPRQQIGETAATSIEDFFPAVIGLIALLLVYTNLTRISNSGIEQSIISKPLSRRGLVTSRFIATSVVLVGVAIATPVTMDIYAVLTIGASMTEAYLLVLILGLSLTAVALCSLFFMLSSFIKSDPVFLGVGIGVVLVTSILWNPIVWALAMGITGDALGTYNVQSFIMFSNYLTPYVGVLNSYYMLGGSLSESISTPYDPTVYRMLIGVIVWIGITALLWLYGFSRAD, encoded by the coding sequence ATGAAACCCATGCTATTTGATGTTTTGCACACGCTCAAAAGCAAATTGAGCATGGGGGTTGTTCTGTTCATAATCCTTATTTCACTTGCAGGGGCCTCAACTTTTTCTGTTAACACAGTCAGGCCCAGTCAAGGCCCCCCTAATATCTATGAAGTTTACTATGTAAGCAATAGCACGTTCCACGTTGTTAACTACGTGTATAATTCCTATGGGCAACCTTTTCCTAATGTTCCTGTTTCCCTGCATCTTTCTCCTTTTTATGCAAATGGTACAACGAACCAAGAGGGATGGGGTAATCTCAGTACAGGGATACTCAATATGTCAAGAACCTATAACGGCACAGAGAGACTTGTTATACAAGGGACAACCTATAATCTGAGCATCACTTTAAACAGTTTGGCAATAACAGACCTAGGTGGCGTCAGTCCATGGGGGGTGGCATGGTCAAGCTATGATCCGTTGATTGGCATTTTCCATGTAGATACCGTATATAGCCAGCGGGATCCGTATCTGAGAGATATCCTTCTATTCTATATCGGAGATCACGGACAACCTTCCGGTAAGGTGAATGTTTCAATTACCAGGAGCACTACGGCAGGGACTTCGGCTCCAATACAAATTGGTTCAGCATCGGATTTCTACTTGCACAGATTCATTCCCGACCCGAGCTATCTCGAACCCGGTGCCTACTATCAGTTCACAGAAACTGCCATTAATGCAACTGCTGCGAATAGTGACCAATTCATTCCGTATCAACCTGCCGTAGTTGGATATCTTCTGGAAATTGCCAACCCACGTCAGCAGATTGGAGAAACAGCAGCAACGTCCATCGAGGATTTCTTCCCTGCAGTAATTGGTTTGATTGCTCTACTGTTAGTATATACGAACCTGACCAGGATCAGCAATTCTGGCATTGAACAAAGCATTATTTCAAAGCCGCTGTCAAGAAGAGGGCTTGTCACATCCAGATTCATAGCCACGTCCGTTGTCTTGGTGGGCGTTGCCATTGCCACTCCTGTTACCATGGACATCTATGCGGTTCTAACGATCGGCGCATCAATGACAGAAGCATACCTTCTTGTTCTAATTTTGGGTCTATCCTTGACGGCGGTTGCGCTCTGCAGCTTATTTTTTATGCTCTCAAGCTTTATAAAGTCAGATCCCGTTTTTCTCGGCGTAGGGATTGGGGTGGTTTTGGTCACCTCAATTCTCTGGAACCCGATTGTCTGGGCACTTGCAATGGGGATAACAGGAGACGCTTTAGGAACGTACAATGTTCAGAGCTTCATAATGTTCAGTAACTACCTGACGCCGTATGTAGGTGTGTTAAACTCGTATTATATGTTAGGTGGCTCACTTTCTGAAAGCATTTCGACTCCTTATGACCCCACGGTTTACAGAATGCTCATTGGCGTAATCGTATGGATAGGTATTACTGCATTACTCTGGCTGTACGGCTTCTCAAGAGCGGATTAA
- the wtpC gene encoding Molybdate/tungstate import ATP-binding protein WtpC, translated as MKCIRMMDHYLSRAMLDLTDVSKKYHGAGSYALDSISLNMKNGSVLGLAGLNGAGKTTAIKIASGVLTASKGKVVIDGIDLSANRSTAIRNVGWVPENDTFDPHYSALDLLRYYCGLYGMASSEAKSLSENLLERVGLGKNKCQRLNTYSLGMRKRFMVASALIADPKNLLLDESFNGLDPEGFRFLKNTIVDARNEGKSVLVSSHILSEMSDLADLVAIIHKGRVIKTLDRSEISRDGAKVIHVRLDRVDQRIIQDLKEFGNVSVQNGLVVVFNPTIGENELEVVSRKLHKDGFLVLECKMVSEKLEDQFFRIIEEFESESAVEGTQVN; from the coding sequence ATGAAATGTATAAGAATGATGGACCATTATCTTTCAAGGGCCATGTTAGATCTTACTGATGTGAGCAAGAAATACCATGGAGCGGGTTCATACGCACTTGATTCGATCAGCTTGAACATGAAGAATGGATCTGTGTTGGGATTGGCAGGGCTTAACGGAGCGGGAAAGACTACAGCAATCAAGATTGCCAGTGGAGTGTTGACTGCGAGCAAGGGGAAGGTTGTGATTGATGGAATCGATCTCTCAGCAAATCGTTCAACTGCAATCAGGAATGTGGGGTGGGTGCCTGAAAACGACACCTTTGATCCACATTATAGTGCACTGGATTTGCTGCGTTACTATTGTGGGCTCTACGGCATGGCAAGCAGTGAAGCAAAGAGCTTATCGGAAAACCTTCTGGAACGAGTTGGGCTTGGAAAAAACAAGTGTCAGAGACTCAATACGTACTCACTCGGGATGAGAAAGAGATTCATGGTTGCATCAGCGCTGATCGCTGATCCAAAGAATCTTCTGCTTGACGAATCGTTCAATGGGCTGGATCCTGAAGGGTTCAGGTTCCTTAAAAACACAATTGTTGACGCAAGGAACGAAGGTAAAAGCGTTTTGGTATCTTCGCACATATTGTCCGAGATGAGCGATCTGGCAGACCTCGTTGCCATCATCCATAAAGGTAGAGTAATTAAGACCTTAGATCGAAGTGAAATCTCAAGGGACGGAGCAAAAGTTATCCATGTTAGGCTAGACAGGGTTGATCAGAGGATAATACAGGACCTCAAAGAATTTGGGAATGTTTCCGTTCAGAACGGACTGGTCGTTGTTTTTAATCCTACAATAGGAGAAAATGAACTCGAAGTCGTATCTCGTAAGTTGCACAAAGACGGATTCTTGGTTTTAGAGTGCAAGATGGTGTCCGAAAAGCTAGAAGATCAGTTCTTTAGGATAATAGAAGAATTCGAAAGTGAGAGTGCAGTGGAAGGAACTCAGGTTAATTAA
- the gyaR_3 gene encoding Glyoxylate reductase: MNRRITGKKIGIIGYGGIGKAVAGIARNLGLKILVVSRSGTKNDEEFFGSMDDIDYVLSNSDIIVISLPLSNLTRGLIDSSKLGIMKRDAILINVARAEIVDQEALFRHLSENKDFKAGIDVWWVEPLSKGRFETEYPFLEMENVIGSPHNSSMADGETVFAYEQALNNILRFVRNESVHNIVNRSDYA; encoded by the coding sequence GTGAACAGGAGAATCACAGGGAAGAAAATAGGAATAATAGGTTATGGAGGTATAGGAAAGGCAGTCGCAGGGATTGCAAGAAACCTGGGACTGAAGATACTTGTGGTATCTCGATCCGGCACAAAAAATGATGAGGAATTCTTTGGGTCTATGGATGATATTGATTATGTGCTTTCAAATTCCGATATTATCGTGATATCACTGCCTCTCTCTAATTTAACTCGTGGCCTGATAGACTCATCAAAGTTGGGTATCATGAAAAGAGACGCAATTCTGATAAACGTTGCCCGTGCCGAAATAGTAGATCAGGAAGCACTGTTCAGGCACCTATCGGAAAATAAGGATTTCAAGGCAGGAATTGACGTGTGGTGGGTTGAGCCACTATCAAAAGGAAGATTCGAAACCGAGTATCCGTTTCTTGAAATGGAAAACGTCATAGGGTCCCCGCATAATTCATCAATGGCAGATGGAGAGACTGTATTCGCCTATGAACAGGCTCTTAATAACATTCTAAGGTTTGTCAGGAACGAAAGTGTCCACAATATAGTTAACCGGTCAGATTATGCGTAA
- a CDS encoding glycerate dehydrogenase, whose protein sequence is MKILVDTEMGDRLKEHLRDISRKIGIECVFSDEVRDRSSFSIMLVGHRKLRHLPEIIAEMPNLKMIQTLSAGVDMLDFRGIPEDLLLCSNAGAYSDPIAEHVFAMIFDLSKNLTANHIKMRGAYSTRRQ, encoded by the coding sequence ATGAAAATTCTTGTGGATACAGAGATGGGCGATAGGCTGAAGGAACATCTGAGAGACATTTCAAGGAAAATTGGAATTGAGTGCGTATTCAGCGATGAGGTTCGTGACCGATCAAGCTTCAGTATTATGCTGGTCGGACACAGAAAACTAAGGCATCTTCCGGAAATAATAGCCGAAATGCCCAACCTGAAGATGATCCAGACGCTATCAGCTGGCGTGGATATGCTGGATTTTAGAGGGATACCTGAAGATTTGCTCCTGTGCAGCAATGCAGGCGCTTATTCTGATCCCATTGCGGAACATGTTTTTGCCATGATATTTGACCTGTCAAAAAATCTCACAGCAAATCACATTAAAATGAGGGGGGCATATTCGACCAGAAGACAGTGA
- the hemA gene encoding Glutamyl-tRNA reductase: MLKFYLASWNFRDNYKLFESISTVDSKIMQDALQAGGINEYVILSTCNRLEVYSSQDFTGIDYFKTADIKLDREAVDHLFRVAAGLESMSVGEQEILRQVKESYDQAIKDKRSGKMLSIVFRKAISVGKKVRDETDISKGKVSLAAQAAQIVESQMRPQESRILIVGTGKMASALAKYMMKLSPASLTIWGRNESRARDLSVSVRSSYILPAELAAGIRENEIIIAVTSSKSYLITKDHVENVQKDKLFIDLSNPRNIDPQIAEYGFRIIDLENIQPIIEENMKAKDREVLMANRIVSEELVNFARKIMEMETDDFVSDIFMFSKLVEKESADQLLHEISKGVPLEVAVSDMANSLVNKILSPHILALKEIMREKGNEKMEETMRHFHSQLRTHYEDYLKKLEDRQASRNQQGQIPQSIQKP, translated from the coding sequence ATGCTTAAATTTTACCTGGCTTCCTGGAACTTCAGGGATAACTACAAGCTTTTTGAATCTATATCCACAGTGGACAGTAAGATCATGCAGGATGCACTGCAAGCCGGTGGCATAAATGAATATGTGATCCTTTCCACATGCAACCGGCTTGAGGTTTACAGCAGCCAGGATTTTACAGGCATTGACTATTTCAAAACTGCGGACATAAAGCTTGACAGGGAAGCTGTCGACCATCTATTCAGGGTCGCAGCCGGTCTTGAGTCCATGTCCGTCGGAGAGCAGGAAATACTTCGGCAGGTAAAGGAGTCTTACGATCAGGCCATAAAAGACAAAAGATCCGGAAAGATGCTATCAATAGTTTTCAGGAAAGCAATCAGTGTCGGGAAGAAAGTGCGCGATGAAACCGATATTTCAAAGGGGAAAGTCTCCCTTGCCGCGCAGGCTGCCCAGATCGTTGAATCACAAATGCGTCCGCAGGAAAGCAGGATATTGATAGTTGGAACAGGGAAGATGGCCAGCGCGCTGGCAAAATACATGATGAAGCTTTCTCCCGCCTCCCTCACTATATGGGGCAGGAATGAGTCTCGCGCAAGGGATCTTTCTGTTTCAGTCAGGTCATCGTACATTCTCCCAGCAGAATTAGCTGCCGGGATCAGGGAAAATGAGATAATAATAGCAGTAACGTCATCGAAAAGCTACCTTATCACGAAAGACCATGTTGAGAATGTACAGAAGGATAAATTGTTCATAGACCTGTCCAATCCAAGGAATATCGACCCGCAGATTGCAGAATACGGATTCAGGATAATTGATCTGGAGAATATTCAGCCCATAATAGAAGAGAACATGAAGGCAAAGGACAGGGAAGTTCTCATGGCAAACCGCATAGTCTCCGAGGAACTGGTTAATTTTGCCAGAAAGATTATGGAAATGGAAACAGATGATTTTGTAAGCGACATATTCATGTTTTCTAAACTCGTGGAAAAGGAGTCTGCTGATCAACTTTTACATGAGATCTCAAAGGGTGTGCCATTGGAAGTGGCAGTGAGTGATATGGCAAATTCTCTGGTGAATAAAATTCTGTCTCCACACATCCTAGCGCTTAAAGAAATCATGAGGGAAAAAGGAAACGAGAAAATGGAGGAAACCATGAGGCATTTTCATTCACAGCTCAGGACACATTACGAGGATTACCTGAAGAAGCTTGAAGATCGCCAAGCATCCCGAAATCAACAAGGCCAAATTCCTCAGTCAATCCAAAAACCCTGA
- a CDS encoding putative phosphoesterase, translated as MTENPITPKVNAHDEIQQPLHDIQIIKNVFISDLHCVYLGDESTAVISDLHLGFEEEMNLHGLFLPKLQLSHVEGMVDRIIERYSPEKLVINGDFKQEFSRNLPQEWDDIIHFINRYRERTKLIFVRGNHDNFLMTILKSKNIDLVETYESERYYIYHGDRDRELKKMTILGHEHPSFVLRDEMGGVFKIPAFIYNNDSRVLITPAMSFFSSGTDVTQSLFSQEHFTPVLKKTDPKKFRVFGLTEEFGLVDFGMLGDLQASSGNPRNVS; from the coding sequence ATGACGGAAAATCCCATAACTCCAAAAGTTAATGCGCATGATGAAATACAGCAACCGTTGCACGACATCCAGATCATAAAGAATGTTTTTATCTCGGACCTTCACTGCGTTTACCTTGGTGATGAGAGCACTGCCGTTATATCGGATCTACACCTTGGTTTCGAGGAGGAAATGAATCTTCATGGGCTATTCCTGCCAAAACTGCAGCTCAGTCACGTTGAGGGGATGGTGGACCGTATCATTGAAAGATACTCTCCGGAGAAACTTGTGATCAACGGCGATTTCAAGCAGGAATTCTCAAGGAATCTTCCGCAGGAGTGGGATGACATCATCCATTTCATAAACAGGTACAGGGAAAGGACAAAACTGATTTTTGTCCGCGGGAACCACGATAATTTCCTGATGACAATACTGAAGAGCAAGAATATTGATCTTGTGGAAACTTACGAAAGCGAGAGATATTACATCTATCATGGAGACCGGGACAGGGAACTGAAGAAAATGACTATACTTGGCCACGAGCACCCTTCTTTCGTACTGCGAGATGAAATGGGCGGCGTATTCAAGATACCTGCATTCATATATAATAACGATTCCAGGGTGCTTATAACACCAGCAATGAGTTTCTTCTCTTCAGGAACAGATGTGACGCAGTCGCTGTTCAGCCAGGAACACTTCACGCCTGTGCTCAAGAAAACAGATCCAAAAAAATTCAGGGTTTTTGGATTGACTGAGGAATTTGGCCTTGTTGATTTCGGGATGCTTGGCGATCTTCAAGCTTCTTCAGGTAATCCTCGTAATGTGTCCTGA